The Pecten maximus chromosome 11, xPecMax1.1, whole genome shotgun sequence genome has a segment encoding these proteins:
- the LOC117338563 gene encoding guanylate cyclase soluble subunit beta-2-like: MDLRTGQHGHVHLCLREFCIEKYGREQWDKVLKEADLDDDNDFMLFHYYKDANTFKLVGAIQAVVGIELPQLLESYGRHFYTYAYSRGYDRMMKTLGRDFFSFVQNLDLLHSLLALTYKGMRPPQFRCERKNNKLLVHVYTVRPAMYPVAVGTLKEVAKQLFDTEIEMELVERLTGEIFESKFCEHVIFDVKVIGVDRGMGIDVSKTRNCSVVLDKGIKPDDLDRYMDNQMVSLPRRSLHLAIPYSVIFNDKMHILGAGLHLKTLCSDLEKANIKFNDVFEIKEPSVTLSFKNIMNCSNTYMYFFLQMKPRKGKNNIEEECPLLRGHMVPLENRKHIAFLGSPFFESIGDLLASTCYLNNIPQDQITMEIMFMNEQRRADVEMSKKLDETTATMKKLASALEQEKKKTDTLLYEMLPVKVANQLRNGEVVSAEKHECVTILFSDIVTFTNMAANCEPIQIVALLNDLFMGFDNLSTEYDVYKVETIGDAYMVVSGVPESIADHAQRIATMGLGMIAETKRVISPVTGNPIQIRVGIHTGPVVSGVVGSRMPRYCLFGDTVNTASRMESHGVPGRVHISGSTYQKLIGTEYELEPRGQVEIKGKGLMNTYFINGKSNDVKASQIPKVSKVQNTDGEKESQIPEVIKVLNTDDVKACANTAPLQDDKVTNENTITNDQNTPPSTSNTSDNADDRRKVGQSSLCLIL, translated from the exons GTATCGAGTTGCCTCAGCTATTGGAATCATACGGCCGCCATTTTTACACGTACGCCTATTCCCGTGGTTACGACCGTATGATGAAGACTTTAGGACGAGACTTCTTCTCCTTCGTACAGAACCTCGATCTGCTCCATTCATTGTTGGCACTCACATACAAGGGCATGCGCCCACCACAGTTCCG GTGTGAGAGGAAGAACAACAAACTGTTGGTACACGTATACACAGTGAGACCGGCTATGTATCCAGTCGCAGTGG GTACATTAAAGGAAGTTGCTAAGCAACTTTTTGATACAGAGATTGAAATGGAGCTTGTCGAAAGACTTACAGGCGAAATATTTGAATCCAAATTTTGCGAACATGTGATTTTCGACGTGAAAGTCATTGGCGTAGATCGAGGAATGGGTATTGATGTTTCAAAAACTCGGAACTGCAGCGTGGTGTTGGATAAAGGGATCAAACCGGACGATCTGGACAGATACATGGACAATCAGATGGTCAGTCTTCCCCGCCGTAGTTTACATCTGGCTATCCCATACAGTGTCATCTTTAACGACAAAATGCACATTCTCGGGGCTGGCTTACACTTGAAAACTCTGTGCTCAGACCTAGAAAAGGCTAACATTAAATTTAACGATGTGTTCGAGATCAAAGAACCCAGTGTTACCCTatcatttaaaaacataatGAATTGTTCCAACACGTATATGTACTTTTTCCTGCAAATGAAGCCGAGGAAAGGCAAAAACAATATTGAAGAGGAATGCCCGTTACTCCGAG GTCACATGGTTCCTTTGGAGAACCGGAAGCACATTGCTTTCCTAGGCAGTCCATTCTTTGAGAGCATCGGTGACCTGTTGGCGTCCACGTGCTACCTCAACAACATCCCACAAGATCAAATCACCATGGAGATCATGTTTATGAACGAACAGCGGAGAGCTGACGTGGAAATGAG TAAGAAACTAGACGAGACGACTGCAACAATGAAAAAGCTAGCAAGTGCTCTAgaacaggaaaagaaaaagaCCGACACCCTGTTGTATGAGATGTTACCCGTCAAGGTGGCAAATCAGTTAAGGAATGGCGAGGTGGTATCGGCAG AGAAGCACGAATGTGTTACCATCCTATTCAGCGATATTGTGACGTTTACCAACATGGCTGCCAACTGTGAACCTATTCAAATCGTCGCCTTGTTAAATGACCTTTTTATGGGATTTGACAACTTGTCGACCGAATATGATGTTTATAAG GTTGAAACAATCGGCGACGCATACATGGTGGTATCGGGAGTTCCGGAATCTATCGCTGATCATGCGCAGAGGATTGCTACCATGGGTTTAGGAATGATAGCGGAAACTAAGCGTGTAATTTCCCCTGTTACAGGCAATCCAATCCAg ATACGAGTGGGGATCCACACAGGCCCGGTGGTGTCGGGAGTAGTCGGGTCGAGGATGCCGCGTTATTGCCTGTTTGGGGATACGGTTAACACCGCATCGCGCATGGAGAGTCACGGAGTTCCTGGCCGTGTTCACATCAGTGGTTCTACATATCA aaaacttATCGGTACGGAATATGAACTTGAGCCCAGAGGACAAGTAGAAATCAAAGGCAAAGGTTTAATGAACACGTACTTCATCAATGGCAAGTCAAACGACGTAAAGGCGTCCCAAATACCAAAAGTCAGCAAAGTGCAGAATACAGACGGGGAAAAGGAATCCCAAATACCAGAAGTCATCAAAGTCCTGAATACAGACGACGTCAAGGCTTGTGCGAATACCGCGCCTCTTCAAGATGACAAGGTTACAAATGAAAACACTATCACGAATGATCAAAACACACCGCCATCAACGAGTAACACAAGCGATAATGCAGATGATAGGAGAAAGGTGGGTCAAAGCTCGCTGTGTCTGATATTGTAG